One stretch of Actinacidiphila sp. DG2A-62 DNA includes these proteins:
- a CDS encoding carbohydrate ABC transporter permease: MTDTIVRPGPAATRDSRRAPRRRRRREWPGAVFVSPHLLALALFMLVPTVYAVYDSLQTTQLIGGTHYSGLANYRTVLHSAQFWEGVRRVLIFTAVQVPVTIALAFFFAAVFDAGIVKYSRFFRTVFFMPFAVPGVVAAVMWSFLLLPDFGPYAKVAQSLGFGHVDFFSSKLILPTIVVIVVWEWTGYNVTILYTAMKSLPQQVTEAAIMDGASLRTIILRLKLPMVRPTIVMLCFLNTVGALQLFTEPSILAAFQPQAVSYGFTPSLYVYNTAVGSGDYNLGAAAAVVLALIIGALSLGAFAIRKRAGEFR, encoded by the coding sequence GTGACCGACACGATCGTCCGACCGGGCCCGGCGGCCACCCGCGACAGCCGCCGCGCACCCCGCCGCCGGCGCCGCCGCGAGTGGCCGGGCGCGGTCTTCGTCAGCCCGCACCTGCTGGCCCTGGCGCTGTTCATGCTGGTGCCGACGGTGTACGCGGTCTACGACAGCCTGCAGACCACCCAGCTCATCGGCGGCACCCACTACTCGGGCCTGGCCAACTACCGCACGGTGCTGCACTCCGCGCAGTTCTGGGAGGGCGTGCGCCGGGTGCTGATCTTCACCGCGGTGCAGGTCCCGGTCACCATCGCCCTGGCCTTCTTCTTCGCGGCGGTCTTCGACGCCGGCATCGTGAAGTACAGCCGCTTCTTCCGCACGGTGTTCTTCATGCCGTTCGCGGTGCCCGGCGTCGTGGCCGCCGTGATGTGGTCGTTCCTGCTGCTGCCGGACTTCGGGCCGTACGCGAAGGTCGCGCAGTCCCTCGGGTTCGGGCACGTGGACTTCTTCTCCTCGAAGCTGATCCTGCCGACGATCGTGGTGATCGTGGTGTGGGAGTGGACCGGCTACAACGTGACCATCCTCTACACCGCGATGAAGTCCCTGCCGCAGCAGGTGACCGAGGCCGCGATCATGGACGGCGCGTCGCTGCGCACGATCATCCTGCGGCTGAAACTGCCGATGGTCCGGCCGACGATCGTGATGCTGTGCTTCCTCAACACGGTCGGCGCGCTCCAACTGTTCACCGAACCGTCCATCCTGGCCGCGTTCCAGCCGCAGGCGGTGAGCTACGGCTTCACCCCGAGCCTGTACGTCTACAACACCGCGGTCGGCAGCGGCGACTACAACCTGGGGGCGGCGGCCGCCGTGGTCCTGGCGCTGATCATCGGCGCCCTGTCGCTGGGCGCGTTCGCGATCCGCAAGCGGGCCGGGGAGTTCCGATGA
- a CDS encoding ABC transporter substrate-binding protein → MTITMSEDYADRGGRPRRRRTRALATAAAAALAGVVLAACGGTSGTPAASAPGATGSAATGGGCHAGATTLTAWGWSAGYDLVVKKFNQTHPDICVKLENAGAAGDEYTKLSDALKAHSGTPDVAQIEYFELPSFEITKSLVDLTPYGVGDAKADEAPAAWSQVVQGSAQYAMPVDLGPLALYYNSAVFAAHKIAVPTTWAEFATAADKLHAADPKAAITNFDPVSAQDVLALMQQYGAFPFSYSGGDTVGIDFTGPAQTAFARFWQGLIDKKEVTTAADFSPAQWSNLDSGANAARISPAWGPVGMQGSIKKTIGSWRAAPMPQTTAGQNATGNWGGSTLAVIKGTAHAKEAAEFVKWFGGSADAWQILSGDVAGAFPGYLPLMDSPSFQARTLPISGDSQPNKVFATAAHAVRPAQWPPIMTAALTRWTTAFAGVTKGSTTLEQAFATFQHQMVDYAKSQGFTVTEG, encoded by the coding sequence GTGACGATCACGATGTCCGAGGACTACGCAGACAGAGGCGGCCGCCCCCGCAGGCGGCGCACCCGCGCACTGGCGACCGCCGCCGCGGCAGCGCTGGCCGGCGTCGTGCTCGCCGCCTGCGGCGGCACCAGCGGCACCCCCGCGGCGAGCGCCCCGGGCGCGACCGGGAGCGCCGCGACCGGCGGCGGCTGCCACGCGGGCGCGACCACGCTCACCGCCTGGGGCTGGTCGGCCGGCTACGACCTGGTGGTCAAGAAGTTCAACCAGACCCACCCGGACATCTGCGTGAAGCTGGAGAACGCCGGCGCCGCGGGCGACGAGTACACCAAGCTCAGCGACGCCCTCAAGGCGCACTCCGGGACCCCGGACGTGGCGCAGATCGAGTACTTCGAACTGCCGTCGTTCGAGATCACCAAGAGCCTGGTCGACCTCACCCCGTACGGCGTGGGCGACGCCAAGGCCGACGAGGCGCCGGCCGCCTGGTCGCAGGTGGTGCAGGGCTCGGCGCAGTACGCGATGCCCGTCGACCTCGGCCCGCTGGCGCTCTACTACAACTCCGCGGTGTTCGCCGCGCACAAGATCGCCGTGCCCACCACCTGGGCCGAGTTCGCCACGGCGGCCGACAAGCTGCACGCGGCCGATCCCAAGGCCGCGATCACCAACTTCGACCCGGTCTCCGCGCAGGACGTGCTCGCGCTGATGCAGCAGTACGGCGCCTTCCCGTTCAGCTACAGCGGCGGCGACACCGTCGGCATCGACTTCACCGGCCCGGCGCAGACCGCGTTCGCCAGGTTCTGGCAGGGCCTGATCGACAAGAAGGAGGTCACCACCGCGGCCGACTTCTCCCCCGCCCAGTGGTCCAACCTCGACAGCGGCGCCAACGCCGCCCGGATCAGCCCCGCCTGGGGCCCGGTGGGCATGCAGGGCAGCATCAAGAAGACCATCGGCTCCTGGCGCGCCGCGCCCATGCCGCAGACCACGGCCGGCCAGAACGCCACCGGGAACTGGGGCGGTTCGACCCTCGCGGTGATCAAGGGCACCGCGCACGCCAAGGAGGCCGCGGAGTTCGTCAAGTGGTTCGGCGGCTCGGCCGACGCCTGGCAGATCCTCAGCGGCGACGTGGCCGGCGCGTTCCCCGGCTATCTGCCGCTGATGGACTCGCCGAGCTTCCAGGCCCGCACCCTGCCGATCTCCGGCGACTCCCAGCCCAACAAGGTGTTCGCCACCGCCGCCCACGCCGTGCGGCCCGCGCAGTGGCCGCCGATCATGACCGCCGCGCTCACCCGGTGGACCACCGCGTTCGCCGGCGTGACCAAGGGCAGCACCACCCTGGAGCAGGCTTTCGCGACCTTCCAGCACCAGATGGTGGACTACGCCAAGTCCCAGGGCTTCACGGTCACCGAGGGCTGA
- a CDS encoding glycoside hydrolase family 18 protein translates to MRRRLLGRTAATAAALCVATVLPALTGGATAGAHSPAATHDSPHGPAADSPYRSVGYFTQWGIYGRNYQVKNVQTSGTAAKLTHLNYAFANIGADGKCFEANVAGEGDAWADYQHPVDAATSVDGTADTAEQPLAGNFNQLRELKAKNPHLKVLISIGGWGWSTHFSDAARTAASRQALVASCLDIFIKGNLPLLDGKGGPGSAAGLFDGVDIDWEWPASSGDTDTVYRPEDKQDFTALAAEFRRQLDAYGRTTHKHYDLSAFLPAAPAKIDAGFEARKIFRYLDFGTVQGYDFHGPYEATTNQQSALRAPRDTPVANDFSDTQAIGDWLRRGAPARQLVLGVPFYGQGWTGVPDGGTAGLFQPSTGPAPATWQAGNEDYHALKALAQSGSYTVHRDVRDGFAWLYDGTNFWTYDDPQVIAQKTAFIRAAHLGGAMAWSLDGDTADGELISAIHTGLNPPRHHR, encoded by the coding sequence ATGCGTCGAAGACTCCTCGGCCGTACGGCCGCGACGGCCGCCGCGCTCTGCGTGGCCACCGTCCTGCCCGCCCTCACAGGCGGCGCCACCGCGGGGGCGCACTCCCCCGCCGCCACGCACGACTCGCCGCACGGTCCCGCGGCCGACTCGCCGTACCGAAGCGTCGGTTACTTCACCCAGTGGGGCATCTACGGCCGCAACTACCAGGTGAAGAACGTCCAGACGTCCGGCACCGCCGCCAAACTCACCCATCTGAACTACGCGTTCGCCAACATCGGCGCCGACGGCAAGTGCTTCGAGGCCAACGTGGCCGGCGAGGGCGACGCCTGGGCCGACTACCAGCACCCGGTGGACGCCGCGACCTCCGTCGACGGCACCGCCGACACCGCCGAGCAGCCGCTGGCCGGCAACTTCAACCAGCTGCGCGAACTCAAGGCGAAGAACCCGCACTTGAAGGTGCTGATCTCGATCGGCGGCTGGGGCTGGTCCACCCACTTCTCCGACGCGGCCCGAACGGCCGCCTCGCGCCAGGCACTCGTCGCCTCCTGCCTGGACATCTTCATCAAGGGCAACCTGCCGCTGCTGGACGGCAAGGGCGGCCCGGGTTCGGCGGCCGGCCTCTTCGACGGCGTGGACATCGACTGGGAGTGGCCGGCCTCCTCCGGTGACACCGACACCGTCTACCGTCCCGAGGACAAGCAGGACTTCACGGCGCTGGCCGCGGAGTTCCGCCGGCAGCTGGACGCGTACGGCCGCACCACGCACAAGCACTACGACCTGAGCGCCTTCCTGCCCGCCGCACCGGCGAAGATCGACGCGGGCTTCGAGGCGCGGAAGATCTTCCGGTACCTCGACTTCGGCACCGTGCAGGGCTACGACTTCCACGGCCCGTACGAGGCCACCACCAACCAGCAGTCGGCACTGCGGGCGCCGCGCGACACCCCGGTGGCGAACGACTTCAGCGACACCCAGGCGATCGGCGACTGGCTGCGCCGCGGAGCGCCCGCCCGCCAACTGGTGCTGGGCGTCCCGTTCTACGGCCAGGGCTGGACCGGCGTGCCCGACGGCGGCACGGCCGGCCTCTTCCAGCCCTCCACCGGCCCCGCGCCGGCCACCTGGCAGGCCGGGAACGAGGACTACCACGCGCTCAAGGCGCTGGCGCAGTCCGGGAGTTACACCGTGCACCGGGACGTGCGGGACGGCTTCGCCTGGCTCTACGACGGCACGAACTTCTGGACGTACGACGATCCGCAGGTGATCGCCCAGAAGACCGCGTTCATCAGGGCCGCGCACCTGGGCGGCGCGATGGCCTGGTCGCTGGACGGCGACACCGCCGACGGCGAGCTGATCTCCGCGATCCACACGGGCCTCAACCCGCCGCGCCACCACCGCTGA
- a CDS encoding RNA polymerase sigma factor, translated as MESHNWFPAARAGDRRRRVTRGDTRTGGDTETGEAAPEVRAAGPGDAAGARGDAAGGDGEAHDGDARDAHDGGVRDAARFEELVVAHSAALHGYLARRAPAAADDLLAEVWLRAFAGRAGYDPTRGTARVWLFGVARHVLAAHWRGVDGYGPGGRTGAAGTGTAAGAGTAAGAEPSADPWAAVDQRLDAAAVAPLIRRTLSELPHVERELLLLVTWEQLTPAEAAAVVGVPQGTARSRLHRARARLRDVLADTPAFTGTTGGLR; from the coding sequence ATGGAGAGCCACAACTGGTTCCCGGCGGCCCGGGCGGGCGACCGCCGCAGGCGCGTGACACGCGGGGACACCAGGACCGGAGGGGATACGGAGACGGGAGAGGCGGCGCCGGAGGTGCGGGCGGCGGGCCCGGGGGACGCGGCGGGGGCGCGGGGGGACGCGGCGGGCGGTGACGGCGAGGCGCACGACGGCGATGCGCGGGACGCGCACGACGGCGGGGTGCGGGACGCGGCGCGGTTCGAGGAACTGGTCGTCGCGCATTCGGCGGCGCTGCACGGCTATCTGGCGCGGCGGGCGCCGGCCGCGGCGGACGACCTGCTGGCCGAGGTGTGGCTGCGGGCGTTCGCGGGCCGGGCCGGCTACGACCCAACGCGCGGGACGGCGCGGGTGTGGCTGTTCGGCGTGGCCCGGCACGTGCTCGCGGCGCACTGGCGCGGCGTGGACGGCTACGGCCCGGGCGGGCGGACGGGGGCCGCGGGCACGGGCACGGCGGCGGGCGCGGGCACGGCGGCGGGCGCGGAACCGTCCGCGGACCCCTGGGCGGCCGTCGACCAGCGGCTCGACGCGGCGGCGGTCGCACCGCTGATCCGTCGAACACTGAGCGAACTCCCGCATGTGGAGCGGGAGTTGTTGCTGCTCGTGACGTGGGAGCAGCTGACCCCCGCGGAGGCCGCCGCAGTGGTCGGCGTCCCGCAGGGCACCGCGCGCTCGCGGCTGCACCGGGCCCGCGCCCGGCTGCGCGACGTCCTCGCGGACACACCCGCTTTTACCGGTACGACAGGAGGGCTGCGATGA
- a CDS encoding DUF4190 domain-containing protein: MPPAPGTPAQGPYGGQAPYPQQSYAAPGPYPAPGPYPQTPHAPGPYPPPGQVPGPYGHGYGYGYGYPGAGGWYPGPPPNQSTNGLAIASLTVSIAAFCVPLVALLLGVFGLRKIRRTGQRGRGLAIAGIVINSVATALVALFVVLGVVGAFDEGDTDVQDLQVGQCFNTVGDPPENYGGGHRASTVNVVSCDDEHDAETYGVFSVADRFDDDYPGAVAIAEIAGDSCRRDAEDYLGDDGLDAALIPDFYVPPRADWAAGGRSVVCFFTGRSGKVTGSVRNSDRSDGGSGGDSAPSVGV; encoded by the coding sequence GTGCCGCCCGCCCCCGGCACACCCGCGCAGGGTCCCTACGGCGGTCAAGCGCCGTACCCGCAGCAGTCGTACGCCGCCCCCGGCCCGTACCCGGCGCCCGGACCGTACCCCCAGACGCCCCACGCGCCGGGTCCGTACCCGCCGCCGGGCCAGGTCCCCGGTCCGTACGGGCACGGCTACGGATACGGGTACGGATATCCGGGCGCCGGCGGCTGGTACCCCGGGCCGCCGCCGAACCAGAGCACCAACGGCCTGGCCATCGCGTCGCTCACCGTCTCCATCGCGGCGTTCTGCGTGCCCCTCGTGGCACTGCTGCTCGGCGTCTTCGGCCTGCGGAAGATCCGGCGCACCGGCCAGCGCGGGCGGGGCCTGGCGATCGCCGGCATCGTGATCAACAGCGTGGCCACGGCGCTGGTCGCGCTGTTCGTCGTGCTCGGCGTGGTCGGCGCGTTCGACGAGGGGGACACCGACGTGCAGGACCTCCAGGTCGGCCAGTGCTTCAACACGGTCGGCGACCCGCCGGAGAACTACGGCGGCGGTCACCGCGCGAGCACCGTGAACGTCGTCTCCTGCGACGACGAGCACGACGCCGAGACGTACGGCGTCTTCTCCGTCGCCGACCGCTTCGACGACGACTACCCGGGCGCGGTGGCGATCGCCGAGATCGCCGGCGACTCGTGCCGGCGCGACGCCGAGGACTACCTCGGCGACGACGGGCTCGACGCCGCCCTGATCCCGGACTTCTACGTCCCGCCCAGGGCGGACTGGGCCGCCGGGGGCCGGAGCGTGGTGTGCTTCTTCACGGGCCGCTCCGGCAAGGTGACCGGCTCGGTGCGCAACAGCGACCGCTCGGACGGCGGCTCCGGCGGGGACTCCGCGCCGAGCGTCGGCGTCTGA
- a CDS encoding GntR family transcriptional regulator codes for MAFGEQPAYLRVAEDLRRKILDGSLPPHARLPSQARIRTEYGVSDTVALEARKVLMAEGFVEGRSGSGTYVRERPRHRLVVRSGYRPAVAPTPYRQEQADEDAKGTWESRSVQDVASPDVAERLAIEPGARVMRTQYVFRTEGEPSMLSTSWEPLSLTARTPVLLPEEGPVGGQGVVPRMAAIDVVVDHMAEEVGARPGLAEETAALGGVPGHIVIEIRRTYYASGRPVETADVVFPAERFRAAYHLPVR; via the coding sequence GTGGCTTTCGGTGAGCAGCCCGCGTACCTGCGTGTGGCCGAGGACCTGCGGCGGAAGATCCTCGACGGCTCGCTGCCGCCGCACGCGCGGCTGCCCTCACAGGCGCGCATCCGCACCGAGTACGGCGTCTCCGACACCGTCGCGCTGGAGGCCCGCAAGGTGCTGATGGCCGAGGGGTTCGTCGAGGGCCGCTCCGGCTCGGGGACGTACGTCCGCGAGCGTCCGCGCCACCGGCTGGTGGTGCGCAGCGGCTACCGCCCGGCCGTCGCGCCGACCCCGTACCGGCAGGAGCAGGCCGACGAGGACGCCAAGGGCACCTGGGAGTCGCGCAGCGTGCAGGACGTCGCCTCGCCGGACGTCGCCGAGCGGCTGGCGATCGAGCCGGGCGCGCGGGTGATGCGCACGCAGTACGTGTTCCGCACCGAGGGCGAGCCGTCGATGCTGTCGACGTCCTGGGAGCCGCTGAGCCTGACCGCCCGGACGCCGGTGCTGCTGCCCGAGGAGGGGCCGGTCGGCGGGCAGGGCGTGGTGCCGCGGATGGCCGCGATCGACGTGGTCGTGGACCACATGGCCGAGGAGGTCGGCGCGCGGCCCGGCCTGGCCGAGGAGACCGCCGCGCTCGGCGGCGTCCCCGGGCACATCGTGATCGAGATCCGCCGCACGTACTACGCGTCCGGGCGGCCGGTGGAGACCGCGGACGTGGTCTTCCCGGCGGAGCGCTTCCGGGCGGCGTACCACCTGCCGGTGAGGTGA
- a CDS encoding RpiB/LacA/LacB family sugar-phosphate isomerase gives MRIAVSSDMDEPVARRLVEELRRRGHDLLVFGALSDGDREDDERGAEPVGTAVAGDGWAWSASAAARAVADGEADQAVVCCWTGTGASIAANKVAGVRAALCGDAYTAEGARKWNDANALALSLRTVSAPVLGEILDAWFAGGPSPDPEDRRNVARLTELEGGSS, from the coding sequence ATGCGCATCGCCGTTTCCTCGGACATGGATGAGCCCGTGGCCCGCCGGCTGGTGGAGGAGTTGCGCCGGCGCGGGCACGACCTGCTGGTGTTCGGCGCGCTCAGCGACGGCGACCGGGAGGACGACGAGAGGGGCGCGGAGCCCGTTGGAACGGCGGTGGCGGGCGACGGGTGGGCGTGGAGCGCGTCCGCCGCGGCGCGGGCCGTGGCGGACGGGGAGGCCGATCAGGCCGTCGTGTGCTGCTGGACCGGCACGGGGGCGTCCATCGCCGCGAACAAGGTCGCCGGGGTGCGGGCCGCGCTGTGCGGCGACGCGTACACCGCTGAGGGGGCACGGAAGTGGAACGACGCGAACGCGCTGGCGCTGAGCCTGCGTACGGTCTCCGCGCCGGTACTGGGGGAGATCCTCGACGCCTGGTTCGCGGGCGGCCCGAGCCCGGACCCGGAGGACCGGCGCAACGTGGCGCGGCTGACGGAGCTGGAGGGGGGTTCGTCGTGA
- a CDS encoding SPOR domain-containing protein, translated as MTPELVWLLIRQDAGGNRYRVGRFATRAEAERVAETLGAAGADGRAAGETAGGPAGDGQIYVIERVAPRPAQA; from the coding sequence GTGACACCCGAACTGGTGTGGCTCCTCATACGCCAGGACGCCGGCGGCAACCGCTACCGCGTCGGCCGTTTCGCCACCCGCGCCGAGGCCGAGCGCGTCGCCGAGACGCTCGGCGCCGCGGGCGCGGACGGCCGGGCGGCGGGCGAGACCGCCGGCGGACCGGCCGGAGACGGCCAGATCTACGTGATCGAGCGGGTGGCGCCGCGGCCGGCCCAGGCATGA
- a CDS encoding (deoxy)nucleoside triphosphate pyrophosphohydrolase, whose product MTRGIVVGGMLVRDGRLLAARRTAPAHTAGMWEFPGGKAEPGEDERDALVRELREELGVGVRPLARVPGEWPLTGPYVLRIWTAELLDGTPRCLQDHDALRWVTPAEARALTWLAPDRPALAWAAAHL is encoded by the coding sequence ATGACGCGCGGGATCGTCGTCGGCGGGATGCTCGTCCGGGACGGCCGGCTGCTGGCCGCGCGGCGCACCGCGCCGGCGCACACCGCCGGGATGTGGGAGTTCCCCGGCGGCAAGGCGGAACCGGGCGAGGACGAGCGGGACGCGCTGGTGCGCGAACTGCGCGAGGAACTGGGCGTCGGCGTCCGCCCGCTGGCCCGGGTGCCGGGGGAGTGGCCGCTGACCGGCCCCTACGTGCTGCGGATCTGGACCGCCGAACTCCTCGACGGCACCCCGCGCTGCCTCCAGGATCACGACGCGCTGCGCTGGGTCACCCCGGCCGAGGCGCGGGCGCTCACCTGGCTGGCCCCGGACCGCCCCGCGCTCGCCTGGGCCGCCGCGCATCTGTGA
- a CDS encoding SpoIIE family protein phosphatase gives MSASGDDPKAAGLRPGDPHDAAPDDARGAAPDDVRDVAPDDRRDSAPGEPSALGARDLDDGGPDAPDPAGGGPHAPDAPDEPPGGSGTLLDTLRVAVVMLDTRGRVLLWSPLAEEVLGWAGEHIVGRRVGGLFGPAEAMDTAGAGQGAPPRLRSIPEPGQAEAILAELLRGGRWDGILSLRHRDGHTVQVETRASLLVDGDGRPFVLASMVETSRLRTLEHDLAALDSLFDSSPLGVAIFDSDLRYVRVNAALARMNGLPIADHLGRTVAEVLDRATADYLTELQRTVLATGRPVIDLVALAPHGRGHRSLSYHRLVDRAGRVLGVSATVMDVTERVQAAAKAERARRRLALLNDVGTRIAGELDVHRAAQALAEALVPTFSDYSGVILHSEVAGGGELPSVTYREGTPLRQLGIAAVHWSPAVARMLRRGQPIAFTGSSVFGTVLRTGRPRLVASQEELRATTYPDDPKVAAAVELGITSLLVLPLRARGVVLGLLVISRGRGREPFDHDDLALATELADRAGAALDNARLYVREREGALMLQRSLLPRALPEPPGVEVAFRYVPGSSAAEVGGDWFDVIPLAGGRLAFVVGDVMGHGLGAAATMGRLRTAVRTLAGLDMPPDELLRRINELGDDLAQSQAEGWMATAVYCVYDPSTRRCSIAQAGHLPPVLVEGMAGEPERCRARLLELPTGVPLGVGGVSFESTELEVPDGAVLVLYTDGLVEARGKDIGAGLDRLRRTLCRPLHSLEDACDELLATMEPGREPDDVALLMARLGGLPAGSTASWTFPAEPSAVRLARRRVRDTLLRWDLAPLSDITMLLVSELVTNSLRYAHGPIGVRMVRGGSLLVEVSDPLPDPPLERFAGEEDEGGRGLQLVGRASRRWGTRHGPLGKTVWFELALP, from the coding sequence ATGAGCGCCAGCGGCGACGACCCCAAGGCTGCGGGCCTCCGTCCCGGCGACCCCCACGACGCCGCGCCCGACGACGCGCGGGGTGCCGCGCCCGACGACGTGCGGGACGTCGCGCCCGACGACCGCCGGGACAGCGCGCCCGGCGAACCCTCCGCTCTCGGCGCGCGCGACCTCGACGACGGCGGCCCGGACGCGCCCGACCCCGCGGGCGGCGGCCCGCACGCGCCCGACGCCCCCGACGAACCGCCCGGCGGCAGCGGCACGCTGCTGGACACCCTCCGCGTCGCGGTCGTGATGCTCGACACCCGCGGGCGGGTGCTGCTGTGGAGCCCGCTCGCGGAGGAGGTGCTCGGCTGGGCCGGCGAGCACATCGTGGGGCGGCGGGTCGGCGGGCTGTTCGGGCCGGCCGAGGCGATGGACACCGCGGGCGCCGGGCAGGGCGCGCCGCCGCGGCTGCGGTCGATCCCCGAGCCCGGCCAGGCCGAGGCGATCCTCGCCGAGCTGCTGCGCGGCGGCCGCTGGGACGGCATCCTCTCGCTGCGCCACCGCGACGGCCACACCGTGCAGGTCGAGACCCGCGCGAGCCTGCTGGTCGACGGCGACGGCCGGCCCTTCGTGCTGGCCTCGATGGTGGAGACCAGCCGGCTGCGCACGCTGGAGCACGACCTGGCCGCGCTGGACTCCCTCTTCGACTCCTCGCCGCTGGGCGTGGCGATCTTCGACAGCGACCTGCGCTACGTCCGCGTCAACGCGGCGCTGGCCCGGATGAACGGTCTGCCGATCGCCGACCACCTCGGCCGCACCGTCGCCGAGGTGCTCGACCGGGCCACCGCCGACTACCTCACCGAGCTGCAGCGCACCGTCCTGGCCACCGGCCGCCCGGTGATCGACCTGGTCGCGCTCGCGCCGCACGGCCGCGGCCACCGCTCGCTGTCGTACCACCGGCTGGTGGACCGGGCCGGCCGGGTGCTGGGCGTCAGCGCGACCGTCATGGACGTCACCGAGCGGGTCCAGGCCGCGGCGAAGGCCGAGCGGGCCCGCCGCCGGCTGGCGCTGCTCAACGACGTCGGCACCCGTATCGCCGGCGAACTGGACGTGCACCGCGCCGCGCAGGCGCTCGCCGAGGCGCTGGTGCCGACGTTCAGCGACTACTCCGGGGTGATCCTGCACTCCGAGGTGGCCGGCGGCGGCGAGCTGCCCTCGGTGACGTACCGCGAGGGCACTCCGCTGCGGCAGCTCGGCATCGCCGCCGTGCACTGGAGCCCGGCGGTGGCGCGGATGCTGCGCCGCGGCCAGCCGATCGCCTTCACCGGCTCGTCGGTCTTCGGCACCGTGCTGCGCACCGGACGGCCCCGGCTGGTGGCCTCGCAGGAGGAGCTGCGGGCCACCACCTACCCCGACGACCCCAAGGTCGCCGCGGCCGTCGAGCTGGGCATCACCTCGCTGCTGGTGCTGCCGCTGCGCGCCCGCGGCGTGGTGCTCGGGCTGCTGGTGATCAGCCGCGGCCGGGGCCGCGAGCCCTTCGATCACGACGACCTGGCGCTGGCCACCGAGCTGGCCGACCGGGCCGGCGCCGCGCTGGACAACGCGCGGCTGTACGTGCGCGAGCGGGAGGGCGCGCTGATGCTCCAGCGCAGCCTGCTGCCGCGCGCGCTGCCCGAGCCGCCGGGCGTCGAGGTCGCCTTCCGCTACGTGCCCGGCAGCAGCGCCGCGGAGGTCGGCGGCGACTGGTTCGACGTGATCCCGCTGGCCGGCGGCCGGCTGGCGTTCGTGGTCGGCGACGTGATGGGCCACGGGCTGGGCGCCGCGGCCACGATGGGCCGGCTGCGCACCGCCGTGCGCACCCTGGCCGGCCTGGACATGCCGCCGGACGAGCTGCTGCGCCGGATCAACGAGCTGGGCGACGACCTCGCGCAGAGCCAGGCCGAGGGCTGGATGGCGACCGCCGTGTACTGCGTGTACGACCCCTCGACCCGGCGCTGCTCGATCGCCCAGGCGGGGCACCTGCCGCCGGTGCTGGTGGAGGGCATGGCCGGCGAGCCGGAGCGCTGCCGGGCGCGGCTGCTGGAGCTGCCGACCGGAGTGCCGCTGGGCGTCGGCGGGGTGAGCTTCGAGAGCACCGAGCTGGAGGTGCCGGACGGCGCGGTGCTGGTGCTCTACACCGACGGACTGGTCGAGGCCCGCGGCAAGGACATCGGCGCGGGCCTGGACCGGCTGCGCCGGACGCTGTGCCGGCCGCTGCACTCCCTGGAGGACGCCTGCGACGAACTGCTGGCCACCATGGAGCCGGGCCGCGAGCCGGACGACGTGGCGCTGCTGATGGCCCGGCTCGGCGGGCTGCCCGCCGGGTCCACCGCGAGCTGGACCTTCCCCGCCGAGCCCAGCGCGGTGCGCCTGGCCCGCCGCCGGGTCCGCGACACGCTGCTGCGGTGGGACCTCGCGCCGCTGTCGGACATCACGATGCTGCTGGTCAGCGAGCTGGTCACCAACTCGCTGCGGTACGCGCACGGCCCGATCGGGGTGCGGATGGTGCGCGGCGGTTCGCTGCTGGTGGAGGTGTCCGACCCGCTGCCCGACCCGCCGCTGGAGCGGTTCGCGGGCGAGGAGGACGAGGGCGGGCGCGGCCTGCAGCTCGTCGGCCGCGCCTCGCGCCGCTGGGGCACCCGGCACGGCCCGCTGGGCAAGACCGTCTGGTTCGAGCTGGCCCTGCCCTGA
- a CDS encoding PspA/IM30 family protein → MTKQTILGRVTQLARANVNALLDQAEDPQKMVDQLIRDYTNNISEAETAVADTIGNLRLMEQDHAEDVAAAAEWGGKAAAASRRADEMRAAGSTAEADRFDHLAKVALGRQLRSEKEAATAEPAIAAQNEVVATLRSGLDDMKARLEQLRVKRDELVARSRSARARNRMADAVRSVDVLDPTSDLGRFEDKVRREEARAQGRQELAASSLDAQFESLDALSDAAEVDARLARLKSGSTR, encoded by the coding sequence ATGACCAAGCAGACCATCCTCGGCCGGGTGACGCAGCTCGCGAGGGCGAACGTCAACGCGCTGCTCGACCAGGCCGAGGACCCGCAGAAGATGGTCGACCAGCTGATCCGCGACTACACGAACAACATCTCCGAGGCGGAGACGGCCGTCGCCGACACCATCGGCAACCTCCGGCTGATGGAGCAGGACCACGCCGAGGACGTCGCGGCGGCGGCCGAGTGGGGCGGCAAGGCCGCCGCGGCCAGCCGCCGGGCGGACGAGATGCGGGCCGCGGGCAGCACCGCGGAGGCGGACCGCTTCGACCACCTCGCGAAGGTCGCGCTCGGCCGCCAGCTCCGCTCGGAGAAGGAGGCGGCCACCGCCGAGCCGGCCATCGCCGCGCAGAACGAGGTGGTCGCCACGCTCAGGTCGGGGCTCGACGACATGAAGGCGCGGCTGGAGCAGCTCAGGGTCAAGCGGGACGAGCTGGTCGCCAGGTCGCGTTCGGCGCGGGCCAGGAACCGGATGGCGGACGCCGTGCGCAGCGTCGACGTGCTCGACCCGACGAGCGACCTCGGCCGCTTCGAGGACAAGGTGCGCCGCGAGGAGGCCCGTGCGCAGGGCCGCCAGGAGCTGGCCGCGTCCTCGCTGGACGCGCAGTTCGAGTCGCTGGACGCGCTGTCCGACGCGGCCGAGGTCGACGCGCGCCTGGCCCGGCTGAAGTCCGGCAGCACTCGGTAG